In Gammaproteobacteria bacterium, the DNA window TCGCCGTCCATGCTGAACACGCCGTCGGTGAGGACCAGCCGTTCGCGGGCCGCGGACCCGGCGAGGCGGGTTTCCAGGTCGTTCGCATCACCATGGGCGTAGCGGGTGAAACGCGCGCCGGACAGCAGTCCGGCGTCAAGCAGCGAGGCGTGGTTGAGGCGGTCCTCGAATATCGCATCGCCGCGTCCAACCAGCGCCTGGGCCACGCCCAGGTTGGCCATGTAGCCGGTGGAGAACAACAGGGCACGTGGACGGCCGGTGAACGCCGCCAGCGCTTCCTCGAGACGGTGGTGGGCGGCGGTATGGCCGTTGACCAGGTGGGCGGCGCCGGCCCCGGCGCCCCAGCGCTCGAGGCCGGCCTTGAAGGCGGCCACCACCTGCGGATGGTTGGCCAGC includes these proteins:
- a CDS encoding aminotransferase class I/II-fold pyridoxal phosphate-dependent enzyme; this translates as MKDLRAELTSRRSQGLYRSRRIVDSPQGPEQVIDGRPVLAFCSNDYLGLANHPQVVAAFKAGLERWGAGAGAAHLVNGHTAAHHRLEEALAAFTGRPRALLFSTGYMANLGVAQALVGRGDAIFEDRLNHASLLDAGLLSGARFTRYAHGDANDLETRLAGSAARERLVLTDGVFSMDG